One Pieris rapae chromosome 7, ilPieRapa1.1, whole genome shotgun sequence genomic window carries:
- the LOC110992759 gene encoding lanC-like protein 2: MSGRDTFFENPYEDYSSNLQNSILNDSKDGISDVFRKKLENFKASKLQLLTTNLETELFCDGTVYTGSSGLALYYTFNCLTNKNQSCSEHLQRALKYVDIENLKGRRISFLCGDAGPLAIATVISYKLGNRQLNSLPDYKELVQRIIKLESLLNESPDEILYGKAGYLFALLFINKHVSSKDIIPIHHIEKVVNALISSGKQFSLQMKAESPLLWQWHDKIYLGAAHGMAGILYMLLQARCYIKGNDLRVFIKPSIDWLLGCRLSSGNFPSSLRSSSGDKLVQWCHGAPGFVPLCIAAYQAFDDDKYLRIATQCGEVIWQRGLCTKGYSLCHGVSGNAYAFLQLYQVTKKPVHLYRACCFMEWCAVERPGTELHRPDRPACLFEGLLGRIFLAEDITRPMDSRFPAFCL, translated from the exons ATGTCTGGCCGAGATACTTTTTTTGAGAATCCTTATGAAGATTATTCTTCTAATTTGCAAAATAGTATTCTTAATGATTCAAAGGATGGG atttcagATGTTTTTCGAAAGAAATTGGAAAATTTTAAAGCCTCAAAACTTCAGCTATTAACAACCAATTTAGAAACAGAATTATTTTGTGATGGTACAGTTTATACTGGTTCATCTGGACTTGctctttattatacatttaactgcctcacaaataagaatcagtcATGTTCTGAACACTTacag AGAGCTTTAAAATATGTggatattgaaaatttaaaaggtCGGAGAATTAGTTTTCTATGTGGAGATGCTGGACCATTAGCTATTGCTActgttatttcatataaattggGAAATAGACAATTAAACTCTTTGCCTGACTATAAAGAACTAGTTCAAag AATAATAAAGCTTGAGTCTCTTCTAAATGAATCTCctgatgaaattttgtatggaAAAGCAGGATACTTGtttgcattattatttattaataagcatGTTAGTAGCAAGGATATTATACCCATACACCACATTGAGAAG gTTGTAAATGCTTTAATTTCATCTGGAAAgcaattttctttacaaatgaAAGCAGAAAGTCCTTTACTATGGCAATGGCATGATAAGATATATCTCGGTGCAGCTCATGGTATGGCAGGAATACTTTACATGCTATTACAG GCTCGATGCTATATAAAAGGAAATGATTTAAGAGTTTTCATAAAACCATCCATAGACTGGTTACTTGGATGTCGATTATCTAGTGGCAATTTCCCTTCGTCACTTCGTAGCAGTTCAGGAGATAAGTTGGTGCAATGGTGTCATGGTGCACCAGGATTTGTGCCATTGTGTATCGCAGCATATcag GCATTTGATGACGACAAGTATTTAAGGATAGCTACCCAATGTGGTGAAGTGATATGGCAGCGGGGTTTGTGTACAAAGGGATACAGTCTCTGCCATGGTGTAAGTGGCAATGCGTACGCGTTTCTACAATTATATCAAGTGACAAAG AAACCAGTTCATCTGTACCGCGCGTGCTGCTTTATGGAGTGGTGTGCAGTAGAAAGACCAGGTACAGAACTCCATCGACCTGACCGTCCGGCGTGTCTCTTTGAAGGTTTGCTGGGTCGAATATTTTTAGCTGAGGATATCACCAGACCAATGGATTCCAGATTCCCAGCCTTTTGTTTATAA